Genomic segment of Panthera leo isolate Ple1 chromosome B2, P.leo_Ple1_pat1.1, whole genome shotgun sequence:
TCTTTAAAGttcttatctccaaatacaattgcattctgaggtgctggggttagggcttcagtatGTGAATTTGGGTGGGTTATACAATTTAGCTGTAACCATGTATGAACAGGTTTGTTCTTGTTCCCCTTAGAATAAGTAGGcgtaaagtttttcttttatgatcaGAAATATAACCATGTTGTGTTTACAGAAATATGACCATGTGTTGTGTTTACAACGGTTCCCTTACAGGCAAGTAGGAACTTTCATAGTTGTTCTTTGTAGCATCGAGTATACAGACTATGTATGTATTATACCCCCCACTCATTGACCTTTGGAGGTATGCAGAGACCTACCTTCTGAATCTTTCATTTCCTGTCTTTCTGAACCTTTCCCTATTGAGTTTGTTCAAGATTGCCCCAACCTGCTATTGTAAGTTGTCCAGAACTGCATTATATTCATGAATAAAAAACTGCCATGATAATTATCTATGGAATGGGTCACAAGTTTGGGTGTGGACTGGCATCACCTGGAGATCACCCTAAATGTACTGAGTCAGAAACTCCAGGGGACCAGGCATCTGTACTGTTTGCGGCTCTCCGGAAGAGTCTCTCGCTTCCTAAAGTGTGAGAACTACTGAGCTACCACCACTTCTCTGCTCctatatatttttgtacataaGTTCTATCTAACTGCCCAATGAAAGAAGGCTTAGGAaacttccccttccttccctgtgggATCTTGTTCTCCAGACAGATGATATGCATGCCTGAAAAAATTAGAAGACATAAGCAGATTTCTGGTAGTTGgtcataaaatttcttttgaattcttCATCTCTTTGTGAATCAAAGcacattttagcattattttaGCAACTTTATGAATACAGTTTACTAAAATTTGTTACATTATTCTTCATCACAGTGAGATAGGACAGTCAATAGAATTGTTTGATTTTCCCTTCTTGTTTTCCCTAGTTTCATTTTTAGGATCTCACAGTACAGAATCAAGCCACTGGATGTGTAGGTTAGTTTGGAGTTCTTTCTGTACCTGCTTCTATATTTTGGTGTGACTACAGCAAGGAATACATTTTAACCTTTTGGGGGACAGTCTTAGAAATAGCTTCttggttgacattttttttctatttttgtttttttctaatttttttttttatttatcagttttgagagagagagaggaagcatatgagtggcgaagggcagagagagagggggacagagggtccgaagcgggttctgtgctgacagcagagagccccctgtggggctcgaactcactaatcgtgaaatcatggcctgggccagagtcggatgctcaactgactgagccaccaaggtgccccgtatttttgtgttttctaaatttcttttttctttttaatttttccaagtttttatttaaattcgagTCAGTTAACATActcagtgtaatattagtttcaggtgtagaatttagtgattcatcacttgtgTTTgccacccactgctcatcacaagtgccctccttaatacccatcacctgttttacccatccccctgcccaccttccctccaaCCCTCTGTTGTCTATCGTTAAGAAGCTGTTTCCCGGTTTGCCTCTCTTTCCGCCCACCccatgttcatctattttgtttcttaaatttcacatatgagggaaataacatgatatttgcttttctctgacttgttttgcttagcataatactctctagctccattcacgttgttgcaaaaggcaagatttcattctttttgatggctgagtgatactCCACTGTGTACATAggccacatcttttttatccattcaccagtcgatggatacgtgggctctttccataatttggctattgttgattgtgcttctataaacattggggtacatgtatgccttcaaatcagcatttttgcattctttgggtaaatacctagtagtgcgattgctggatcatagggtagttctatttttaacttttttcgggcacctccgtactgttttccagagcgactacaccagtttgcatgcccaccaacagtgtaaaagggttcccctttctctgcatccccacCAATACCTGTTGTGTCCTGTGTTGttgcttttagccattctgactagtgtgaagtgatatctcattgtagttttgatttgtatttccctaatgatgagtgattagcatctttctttgtgtctattaaccatctgtatgtcttctttggaaagatgtctattcatatcttcttcctattttaaactgggttatttgctttttgggtattcagttttataagttctttgtatgctttggatactaaccctttaccggatatgtcatttccaaatatcttctctccttccagaggttgccttctagttttgttgtttctttcctttgctgtgcagaagatttttatttttatgaagtcccaataggttattgttgcttttgtttctctggctCAGGAGTCatatctaataagaagttgctatggccaatgtcaaacaggttactgcttgtgttctctgcTAGGATTTTGGTTGACTTCCTTGTAGTTTTCCTAATGCTTGCTCCCTGGCAGAAGACCTCTGGGTCAGTGGGAGTAACTCATCTGGGGTGGGTTGGGTCAGGCTAGGTGGGCAGGAAGGCAAGGTAAAGACCACCTTCTTGTCTACACCCCCATAGAGAATCTTTAATTCTCCacactgtttctttctgtctccttaccTGATTATGGACTTGAGCGTTCAAATGAACTTAGGCCTTCACTTGATTTAGAATCCATGCCTTTATGGTTTTGAGGTCTTGAGAAGGAATGACTAGCTCTAAACATCTTCCTCCAAGGCCATTTTCTGTGTGATCAAAGTgtgtttttctcttcatattaTGAATGAGATGATTCCCCCCCAGTAGCTTTTTATTGGCTTTAGGGTAGTAATACAGAGCATGGGACCTGTCTAGGACTAGTGGTAAACCAACAAACAGATTCCTGATGTTGTGGTGTGTGTTGCTTTACCTTAACCACCCAATTACCTTCTACAGTAGTGCCAACCAATTTTTGGCCAGAAAGCAAGGATGACACCTATTATTACCTTGGTCATCAAAATTCATCCATTCTCTGTACTGTCTACCTGTTGCATAGTAGACTGTATTAGATATTAACTTAAGCAGATAGATACATCTTAACTCCACACCTTCTAGCTGAAGCACTTTTCCCAGGTCACATCAGGTGTTAACTGATTGCAATGCATGTGTCTCAAAGAAGGACTTTAAGGAATTAGTCCTTCAAGCAAATAATATTTATAGTCTTGtgggattttatttaattataaaatctacACGGGCATcgtaaaaattttggaaaacccAGAAAAGCACAAGGGAGTAATTAAAATCTTTCATGATGCCACAATTCAAAGAAAacaactattaacattttgacatAGATTACTTAAGTCTTTGTTTCAggatgtgtgtgtggttgtgcaCAGGCTCTTCCCTTTACCTACCTTGTCTACCTGAGATGGTATTTACACTCCCATACTGTTAGACAGCCTCCTGAACTGCCATTGTTTATCAGCCAATAGCTcatttttacacatttaaaatatttctgaatttctgtAAAAACTGCATGGTGAGGGACATACTTGCAGCAATGAGCTTCACACACTCTTGCATGTAGCcttagaataaatatatatgtgacaaaacaaatacacattttaaaagcttttgatACAATTGCTAACCTCCCGTCCAGAAAGATTCTATCAATTTTCTCTCCTACCAGCATTTTTTCGGAGTTCCCAGTATCCTCACCAATTTTtaaacatcatcatcattattttttttttttttaaatcctgccaacttggtggggaaaaaaaatctcagtggtttaatttgcatttccttgtttAGTAGTAAAGTCCGTCCTGATtcacttttatatatttcctgAAGAAGTTTCATGTAGTGGTTAAGTGGGACTGCTCTGGGGCCCAGCTGTTCACTTCCTGGCACCCAAGGGTAGGTTCCTTAATCTCCCTGCGCTCACTCACCATCTCTGATAATGACAACACTTAGTTCATGGAGTCTGTATGAAGAGTGAAGAGAGTATCATGTGACAAGTGCCTAGAAAGCACTTGGCATTACAGTAAGCACCTGATACATATCAGCACCTCTTATGTTCTCAAGCATTTGTATTTCTTCGTGTAggagttgccttttcattttctttgtctgggcaagtggtttggttttgtttggttatGGCAGAAGGTTTTAATGTATTAAGTAGGTTAACCCATTACCTGCCATATATTACAATTTCCCCcaatttgtggtttgtttttaaattttgttcaaaGTGAGGAAATATTTGGATATTAGGAAATTCAAACTATGGGATGGCATCGTTTTGGTTCAGCCTAGGTCTTTTTTCTGCCCCTCAGTCCTGCCTCTGGAAGAGTCACTCCCCTATCACTGGGGAGATCGGGTATTAACTTTTGTCACCAGATAGCAGAAATGGCATTTTAAGCAGGATaatttgttatattaaaaatcaccatcttaggggcgcctgggtggctcagtcggttgagcgtccgacttcggctcaactcgcagtccacgagttcgagccccgcgttgggcactgggctgatggctcggagcctggggcctgcttccgattctgtgcctccctctgtctctgcccctcccccgttcatgctctgtctctctctgtctcaaaaataaataaacgttaaaaaaaaattgaaaaaaaaatcaccatcttGGAATAAAACTTCTGCTTAATTTGTATAAATAATGCTTATGGAAGATGAGAGGCTATGGTTaatatttcacccatttcccatTTATCACTAAATCTAACTTGTCAGCATTCCatggtgaaataaaattaattacttcAATTTGGGAGAAGCTTTTAATTTGAGATCAAGATGCCTCAGAGATGGAGTATACATTACATGCTactatgttttccttcttttctgcagATTATACAGCAGAAAGAATCTTTGTAGCCACAAAATCTTGTTCATGAGaggaaaatgttcattattttggCATATATACAtgcaactaaaaattaaaatttttcacttcctggaaaaaaatgtgGACATAGAGAACATTATTTTAACTTGCTAAGTAGAAAAATAATCAGAACCACCCTATGAAAACATGGAAATTCTGCTTGAGCTGCTGACTTGTTTCAAAAAGCCATTTAAAGTGGCAAATATTGCTACTGTGTGATCGTTAAATGGGAGTGTGTTATATTATTGCTACGAGGGTTATGTATGATTGAAACTTcccatataaaaaaattttaagtagttgTGTTAATGACGCTTAACCACTAAGGACCTTGGGGAAAACtgaatgtctttcatttctgactcTTCATCTGGTTACGCTATGTGATTGCTGTCTAGATGTGTGTCGTCTTTCTGCTCACCTCTCTACTTATTAAACTTACATTAAACACTTAACTGCTTCCTTATCTCTTCACTTTTAATATCTTCCATCAGAATATATTCTCAGATTTTTTCCTCCCAAACACTCAAACTGAAGTATGTATCAATgaacagaggagaaagggaatttCAACTCTCAAATTCTGTACTGCCTTATTagattttagtctttattttgttgttttactcaagtatgttttacttttataacatttttaagagaaaaaaatttaagtcatgaTTTATATGGTAACTTTTAAGAATCGTCAGGATGTATGGGATTGGGGATGCTTACTGGTGCTGAAAAAGACAacaaacatcaaacaaacaaaaaaccagaggGCACTTAGAGCTAGCCCCACAGCCTTGTAAGTAACCTTGATTGtccttatttaaacatttttatccttccaaatcttttcttatttttccttattctctgtctgttttgatttgcaattattGGAAaacataaagcaagaaaaagtgaTTGGTTCTCAATGCAATCTAAAATTGTAAATTGCTGATTGAGTTCTGGGCACCTGTAATAATGAACTGCACATGCTCTATGGGCTATAAAGTATGGCTGTGTTCATGCCTCTCTGTCATATTAGTCCTTTACTTGTAAGCAACATGTCAGAGAATATTTAGCTCCTTTAGCGTGTTAGTTACCTACACCCAGCGATAAAGAATTGGAAGTGCTGTGcagaacatttctttattttaagctTCAGTTCTCTCGATGCAAATATTGGACTCCTCTGGAGGAATTTAACCCCAGTCTCTACTTGCAGGCAAAATGAAGGACCGGCTGGCCGAACTTCTGGAGGTAACCAAGAACTATGACCAGCAGTTCCCAGACGGGGACGACGAATTTGACCCGCTCCATGAGGACATGGTGTTCGAGACGGACCACATCCTGCAGTCCTTGTACCGAAACATCCAGGACCTTCAGGATGAAAACCAGCATCTGATGACCGACGTGAAGCGGCTGGGGAAGCAGAACGCCCGCTTCCTCACGTCCATGCGGCGCCTCAGCAGCATCAAGCGGGACACCAACACGATCGCCAAGGACATCAAGGCGCGGGGCGAGAACATCCACCGCAAGCTGTGCGCGATGAAGGCACTGAGCCAGGAGGCCGAGGCCCAGCACGGCGCGCACTCGGCGGTGGCGCGCATCGCGCGCGCGCAGTACAGCGCCCTCATGCGCACCTTCCAGCGCGCCATGGACGAGTACAACCAGGCCGAGATGAAGCAGCGCGACAACTGCAAGATCCGCATCCAGCGCCAGCTGGAGATCATGGGCAAGGACGTCTCCGGCGACCAGATCGAGGACATGTTCGAGCAGGGCAAGTGGGACGTGTTCTCCGAGAACTTGCTGGCCGACGTGAAGGGCGCGCGGGCGGCCCTCAACGAGATCGAGAGCCGCCACCGCGAGCTGCTGCGGCTGGAGAGCCGCATCCGCGACGTGCACGAGCTCTTCTTGCGGATGGCGGTGCTGGTGGAAGAGCAGGCCGACACGCTGAACGTCATCGAGCTCAACGTGCAGAAGACCGTCGACTACACCGGCCAGGCCAAGGTGCAGGTGCGCAAGGCCATGCAGCACGCGAAGAAAAAGCCCTGCCGGACCgtctgctgcttctgctgcccCTGCCTCAACTAGCAGGTTGGCCCCGGCCACCACACCACACCGGCGACCGAAATGGCTGGGAAGCACACTGGGGGAGATTTGGGGGCCCTCTGCACCGGAGTGAGTTGCCCCAATCCTTCTGGACCTCTGtcctcagaggaagaaaaaatctTGAGGTGCGAGAATTCCAGCCCAGCTTGTGTTTGGGAGGATGGCTGATGCCATCCAGTGTTTCCTCAGTAAAGCAGATCCCTACTGAAGTTGGGTGAGGTCATTATGTGGCACATGGCACGCTTTTCCTCTTAACGGAAGCCAAATAAGGAACTGACGTTGCAGCTTACCGTGTAGGCTAAATGTCCAAGGCACCAACGCTTCCTAATGAAACTCTAGGAGGAAGTCGGTTCTGCATCGGCTGGTGATGCGGCTGATGATGGCATGAATTCATTATCGAAACTTAAAATTCATTTACCTTATCCTGAAAGTCCCTTGGTTCTGTCCAGTTTCACAGGACATCGATCTTGGGGAAAACCGtacatctttcatttctgattcttcGTCTGGTTTATCCTGTGTGGTTCCTGCCTAGATGTATATCTTCTTTCTGTCCACCTTCCCTActtattaaaatcatatttaacactcattatttccttatgtttttcacttttaatatcTCCTGTCaggatatattttggatatttttaagcACTGAGTTTTGAACAAGCACTCAAATGGAAGTATGTATCactcacattttatatatttttcataaataatttaaaacgtATCTTTTTACTTGAtaatacaaatacacataaatatataaatgtaaaggaCTAATATTAATGCATGTACACAATGACCAATTAGTTTAACTTGACTTTTGTAAATATGGTCTATAAATATCCAGAGCAGCACTTTTACTGGTCGTTGGTATTGGTTTGCTTGCTTGAGTTTACCTGACTCCCATCTCTGTGATCTAGTTTGTGTCACAATTTTCTTTTGAACCCCTCTGCGTTGGTTATGGTGGTAGAGACAGGCATCAAAGGCTAAAATGCATACAGAACTACAGATAATAAAACAACATTCTTGAAACTATTACTTTTGTTTTACTGTGGACCATTTCTTTTGTGTACTGAAATGgagtaacttaaaataaaaatctttttttcaatttagtttAATAAACATTACATTATAATAACCCCTTTGTGTGTTTGTACCTTGACTGTTTAAATCTTACTTTTTCAATTATTCTTCTTAAGAATTCTTCTACTGGCTGCATTAGGCTGCAACATCTGCCTGGAACTCTGATTCAAAggggacaaaatgaaaaagaattagcTTGTGGGTGTCTAGCTTTCTGTCCTGAGTTACTTAAAATAGCTTAGCAAATCGTCATGTTTTAGAAATTTGGTTTTGTTGGCAAACTTTGTAATGCCCTTACCCACATTTGCcatatttcctgtttctctttggaGTCAACTCTTAACTGTTTTTATGTCATTGTTTAATACAGGAGCAAGTTTACTCAGCAGCCAAAACTCTCAGGTCCTGCAGACagtgaaatttttaaaggaatagaaGGAAGAGTGTGTGAACTCTTTGAAACTCGCTGACTAACCTGCAGATGCCCATGAAAATCTAGCCCTGCGCCTAATTTTAATTTCGTGGTTAAATACGAGAATTGTGGAAACCAAGTTCCGCTGGGTTCCTCTCAGATGCCTCCAACTTTCTTTCTCAGCTCACCCAGGGATATGTTTCACCTTTAACTGAATTTCCTTTCCCTAAGGGAAAAAAGTCTTCACACAGCTCCATTGCTCTGTCTTTCATTGTAGAGACGCGATATTATGAATACAAACCGCCAGCTAGTTTTCTCAAGACAGGATAGTTCATGAATGTGACTTGTTTAAGCTCATAAAGCATTTTCTTTGCCTAGAACTAGTCATAAAAGTAAACGAGTTTGCAGgctgtgtgtcttttttaattCCCCAAATTTCACATTGGAAAATTAGGTAAAAAATACAGTTTCATATACTAAGAGATTAGTGAACTGTTGCTTATGACAAGGTAagaatttttcttcctgcttattAGTAACTCTCTGAGTGTCACAT
This window contains:
- the STX11 gene encoding syntaxin-11 isoform X2, producing MKDRLAELLEVTKNYDQQFPDGDDEFDPLHEDMVFETDHILQSLYRNIQDLQDENQHLMTDVKRLGKQNARFLTSMRRLSSIKRDTNTIAKDIKARGENIHRKLCAMKALSQEAEAQHGAHSAVARIARAQYSALMRTFQRAMDEYNQAEMKQRDNCKIRIQRQLEIMGKDVSGDQIEDMFEQGKWDVFSENLLADVKGARAALNEIESRHRELLRLESRIRDVHELFLRMAVLVEEQADTLNVIELNVQKTVDYTGQAKVQVRKAMQHAKKKPCRTVCCFCCPCLN
- the STX11 gene encoding syntaxin-11 isoform X1, with amino-acid sequence MDEEKEKKTMSQPQSKMKDRLAELLEVTKNYDQQFPDGDDEFDPLHEDMVFETDHILQSLYRNIQDLQDENQHLMTDVKRLGKQNARFLTSMRRLSSIKRDTNTIAKDIKARGENIHRKLCAMKALSQEAEAQHGAHSAVARIARAQYSALMRTFQRAMDEYNQAEMKQRDNCKIRIQRQLEIMGKDVSGDQIEDMFEQGKWDVFSENLLADVKGARAALNEIESRHRELLRLESRIRDVHELFLRMAVLVEEQADTLNVIELNVQKTVDYTGQAKVQVRKAMQHAKKKPCRTVCCFCCPCLN